From Vibrio aerogenes, a single genomic window includes:
- a CDS encoding 23S rRNA (adenine(2030)-N(6))-methyltransferase RlmJ, whose translation MLSYRHSFHAGNHADVLKHIVQSLILDALKQKEKPFVYHDTHSGAGRYDLNHEWSEKTGEYKLGIGRIWQQPDLPTELNPYQESVARLNQPNILRYYPGSPLVGRALIRPQDRMVLTELHPSDYPLLAQEFQRDRQVRIFKEDGFTRLKASLPPKERRGLVLIDPPYELATEYRDTVKAIIEAHKRWATGIYAIWYPVVYRENIDDMLTGLKNSGIRKILQIELGVSPDTTERGMTASGMIVINPPWKLESQMEKLLPFLKEKIAPATGHFTLKWVVPE comes from the coding sequence TTAAAACAGAAAGAAAAACCCTTCGTCTATCATGACACCCATTCCGGTGCCGGACGCTATGACCTGAATCACGAGTGGTCAGAGAAAACAGGAGAATACAAGCTGGGCATCGGTCGTATCTGGCAACAGCCGGATTTACCAACTGAGCTGAATCCTTATCAGGAAAGTGTTGCCCGGCTGAATCAGCCAAACATTCTCCGCTATTACCCCGGTTCTCCCCTTGTCGGACGGGCATTGATTCGTCCACAGGACCGGATGGTTCTGACCGAACTTCATCCCAGTGATTATCCATTGCTGGCGCAGGAATTCCAGCGGGATCGCCAGGTCAGGATTTTTAAAGAAGATGGATTTACCCGCCTGAAAGCCAGCCTTCCCCCCAAAGAACGCCGTGGATTGGTTCTGATTGATCCGCCATACGAGCTTGCAACTGAGTACAGAGATACCGTAAAAGCGATAATTGAAGCACACAAGCGCTGGGCAACCGGGATTTATGCGATTTGGTATCCGGTCGTATACCGGGAAAATATCGATGACATGCTGACGGGCCTGAAAAATTCAGGTATCCGGAAAATTTTGCAGATTGAACTGGGCGTTTCTCCTGATACAACGGAAAGAGGCATGACCGCATCCGGTATGATCGTCATCAATCCGCCCTGGAAACTGGAAAGTCAGATGGAAAAGCTGCTACCGTTTCTGAAAGAAAAAATTGCACCGGCAACAGGCCATTTCACGCTGAAATGGGTTGTTCCGGAGTAA
- the gorA gene encoding glutathione-disulfide reductase produces the protein MATHFDYICIGGGSGGIASANRAARYGAKVALIEAKDLGGTCVNVGCVPKKVMWHGAQVAEAIKLYAKDYGFDATLNNFNWSTLVESRQAYIGRIHQSYDRVLGNNKVEVIRGFAKFIDVKTVEVNGEHYTADHILIAVGGRPSIPNVPGAEYGIDSNGFFELQEQPKRVAVIGAGYIAVEIAGVLHALGSETHLFCRKQSPIRSFDPMVIETLVEVMNEEGPTLHTNSVPKEIVKEADGSLTLHLENGSSQNVDTLIWAIGRHPATDAINLAATGVETNDRGYIKVDEFQQTNVPGIYCVGDIMEGGIELTPVAVKAGRQLSERLFNNKPDAKMDYNLVPTVVFSHPPIGTIGLTEPEAIAQYGEDNVKVYTSSFTAMYTAVTAHRQPCRMKLVCAGADEKVVGLHGIGFTVDEMIQGFAVAMKMGATKADFDSVVAIHPTGSEEFVTM, from the coding sequence ATGGCAACACATTTTGATTACATATGTATTGGCGGCGGAAGTGGCGGTATCGCTTCTGCAAACAGAGCTGCAAGATACGGTGCAAAAGTTGCGCTCATCGAAGCAAAAGACCTGGGTGGCACCTGCGTCAATGTCGGATGTGTGCCGAAAAAAGTGATGTGGCACGGTGCTCAGGTTGCTGAAGCCATCAAGCTCTACGCAAAAGATTATGGCTTTGACGCAACCCTGAACAACTTTAACTGGTCCACTCTGGTAGAAAGTCGTCAGGCTTATATTGGCCGGATTCATCAGTCTTATGACCGGGTGTTAGGAAACAATAAGGTGGAAGTCATTCGTGGTTTTGCCAAATTCATCGATGTCAAAACAGTCGAAGTCAACGGTGAACATTACACAGCCGATCATATCCTGATTGCGGTAGGTGGCCGGCCAAGCATCCCGAATGTTCCTGGTGCAGAATATGGTATTGATTCCAATGGTTTCTTTGAGTTGCAAGAACAACCGAAGCGGGTTGCTGTGATTGGGGCAGGTTATATTGCGGTAGAAATCGCCGGTGTATTACATGCACTGGGTAGCGAAACTCACCTGTTCTGCCGGAAACAATCTCCGATTCGCAGCTTCGATCCGATGGTGATTGAGACATTAGTGGAAGTGATGAATGAAGAAGGCCCGACACTGCACACAAACTCTGTGCCGAAAGAAATCGTCAAAGAAGCGGATGGTAGCCTGACACTTCATCTGGAAAACGGCAGCAGCCAGAATGTGGACACATTAATCTGGGCGATTGGCCGTCATCCGGCAACCGATGCGATTAACCTGGCAGCCACAGGCGTTGAAACCAATGATCGTGGTTACATCAAAGTCGATGAATTCCAGCAAACCAACGTTCCGGGCATCTACTGCGTCGGTGACATCATGGAAGGTGGTATAGAGCTGACACCGGTCGCTGTCAAAGCCGGTCGCCAGCTTTCCGAGCGCCTGTTCAACAACAAACCTGATGCGAAAATGGATTACAATCTGGTCCCGACCGTGGTCTTCAGCCATCCCCCTATCGGTACGATTGGCCTGACAGAGCCTGAAGCAATTGCGCAATATGGTGAAGACAACGTCAAAGTCTACACGTCTTCTTTCACTGCGATGTACACCGCAGTCACAGCCCACCGCCAACCATGCCGGATGAAACTGGTTTGCGCCGGAGCAGATGAAAAAGTCGTTGGCCTGCACGGGATTGGTTTTACCGTAGATGAAATGATTCAGGGATTTGCGGTTGCAATGAAGATGGGCGCAACTAAAGCAGATTTTGACTCAGTCGTTGCCATTCACCCTACCGGTTCGGAAGAATTTGTCACCATGTAG
- a CDS encoding VirK/YbjX family protein: protein MNGVCYISRMIELSTQIYDEDKGIKKIRKIVRFILFSLIKRHHFKALENLLFSDPNLSQSIPYISSVFEMSFMPYGCVTWSAKQRITARIHHYNLISQIFTTKTPLLLSPQGIDLLKLSDREGDVYTLNLFRGNIKEGSLGIRLYGGFGTIYSLSFTLFQEQDGRWTMHIGAVQGPRGDCSDRKACIKTLTRSFHGLRPKSFILETTLMLAREWNIDQVQAVSGKGHVYQALRYQSSKARKVKFDYDTFWEEHHAIRLNKHLFAVPLTLPRKEPDTLNRSKRKLYTKRYQFLDELNQQLHEALSGLTGYEPYKPCVPEPSLNPV, encoded by the coding sequence ATGAATGGTGTTTGTTATATTTCAAGAATGATAGAATTATCTACACAAATATACGATGAAGATAAAGGCATAAAAAAAATCAGAAAAATTGTAAGGTTCATTCTGTTTAGTCTGATAAAAAGGCACCATTTTAAAGCTTTGGAAAATTTATTATTTTCTGACCCTAATCTCAGCCAATCAATACCGTATATTTCATCCGTGTTTGAAATGTCATTCATGCCCTACGGTTGTGTCACATGGTCTGCGAAACAGCGAATTACAGCCCGGATACATCATTATAATTTAATCAGTCAGATTTTTACGACAAAAACACCATTGCTATTATCGCCACAAGGTATTGACCTGCTGAAACTCTCAGACAGGGAGGGGGATGTTTATACGCTGAATCTTTTCCGGGGAAACATCAAAGAAGGTTCTCTTGGAATCCGGTTGTATGGTGGGTTTGGCACTATTTATAGCCTGTCTTTTACACTGTTTCAGGAACAGGACGGAAGATGGACAATGCATATCGGTGCTGTCCAGGGCCCTCGCGGGGATTGTAGTGACCGCAAGGCATGTATCAAAACACTCACCCGATCATTCCATGGTTTGAGACCCAAATCTTTTATTCTGGAAACCACATTGATGCTGGCCAGAGAGTGGAACATCGATCAAGTTCAGGCTGTATCGGGTAAAGGACATGTCTATCAGGCATTACGTTATCAGTCCTCGAAAGCAAGAAAAGTCAAATTTGACTACGATACTTTTTGGGAAGAACACCACGCCATCCGTTTGAATAAACACCTTTTTGCGGTTCCATTAACGCTTCCCCGCAAAGAGCCGGACACATTAAACCGCAGTAAAAGGAAACTCTATACGAAACGATATCAATTTCTGGATGAATTAAACCAGCAATTGCATGAAGCACTGTCAGGGCTGACAGGTTATGAACCATATAAGCCATGCGTCCCTGAGCCATCATTAAATCCGGTGTAG
- a CDS encoding aspartate kinase — translation MTYTVEKIGGTSMSAFDAVFDNILLRPDDPYHRVFVVSAYAGMTDALLECKRSGKPGIYRYVARRDAAWRDAISELEQRMLLINENMFADPFHRIQADQFIKTRLKEAKNCIENILETCQYGQFTLQKYLPQIREFLSSIGEAHSAYNTALKLNTLGIRAKFIDLSGWNNELKGNLDEVIHQTFESIDVTKVLPVITGYAYCDEGLMKTYDRGYSEMTFSRIACLTGADQAIIHKEYHLSSADPKIIGPGLVFPIGQTNFDVADQLAALGMEAIHPNAASGLRQHNIPLRIKNTFEPEHDGTLISNQFQPADDKIEIIAGKRKVFALHIFDQSMVREVDNVSCEVMEIISDAHVTLISKEMNANSITYYLSGSTEILDEVMLRTRQHFPDSSVTGSMVALISVTGALINTNTVLSQGVRALTDDQISPLAVYASMRHVSVQFVVSDDEYESSIRVLHQTFCSKKYERPRRVA, via the coding sequence ATGACTTATACCGTAGAGAAAATCGGCGGTACATCGATGTCAGCGTTTGACGCTGTTTTTGATAATATTTTATTACGTCCGGATGACCCGTATCACAGAGTTTTTGTTGTTTCTGCATACGCCGGAATGACAGACGCGTTACTTGAATGTAAGCGCTCAGGGAAGCCGGGTATTTACCGGTATGTTGCCAGACGTGATGCCGCGTGGCGGGACGCAATCTCTGAGCTGGAGCAACGTATGCTTCTGATCAATGAAAACATGTTTGCCGACCCTTTTCACCGGATTCAGGCGGACCAGTTTATAAAGACCCGTCTGAAAGAAGCGAAGAACTGTATTGAGAATATTCTGGAGACCTGTCAGTACGGTCAGTTTACTTTGCAAAAATATCTGCCGCAGATTCGAGAGTTTTTATCTTCGATCGGTGAAGCGCACAGTGCTTATAACACTGCTCTGAAGTTAAACACTCTCGGCATCCGGGCAAAGTTTATTGACTTGTCAGGCTGGAACAATGAGTTGAAAGGCAATTTGGATGAAGTCATTCATCAAACTTTTGAGTCGATTGATGTCACGAAAGTGCTGCCGGTTATCACTGGTTACGCCTATTGTGATGAAGGCTTAATGAAAACTTATGATCGTGGCTACAGTGAGATGACATTCAGCCGGATCGCCTGTCTGACCGGTGCTGATCAGGCCATTATTCATAAAGAATATCACCTCAGTAGTGCGGATCCGAAGATTATCGGACCGGGACTCGTTTTCCCGATTGGTCAGACAAACTTTGATGTCGCGGATCAGCTGGCCGCTTTAGGTATGGAAGCCATTCACCCGAATGCAGCTTCCGGGCTTCGTCAGCATAATATTCCTCTGAGAATTAAAAACACATTTGAACCTGAACATGACGGCACACTGATCAGTAATCAGTTCCAGCCTGCGGATGATAAAATTGAAATCATCGCCGGTAAGCGTAAAGTGTTTGCGCTGCATATTTTCGATCAGAGCATGGTTCGGGAAGTTGATAATGTGAGTTGTGAAGTGATGGAAATTATTTCGGATGCTCATGTCACGTTGATTAGTAAAGAAATGAATGCAAATTCGATCACTTATTACCTGAGCGGTAGCACAGAGATTCTGGATGAAGTGATGCTCCGGACCCGACAGCACTTTCCTGACTCGTCTGTGACAGGATCGATGGTGGCATTGATTTCTGTGACCGGCGCCTTGATTAATACAAATACGGTATTGAGCCAGGGGGTGCGGGCTTTGACCGATGATCAGATTTCTCCGCTTGCAGTCTATGCATCGATGCGGCATGTGAGTGTTCAGTTTGTCGTCAGTGATGATGAGTATGAATCCAGTATTCGGGTACTGCATCAAACATTTTGTAGTAAAAAGTATGAGCGACCCCGTCGCGTTGCCTGA
- a CDS encoding ectoine synthase, whose protein sequence is MIVRTLAECQNSERRVVAENWESVRMILKDDNVGFSFHITTIYQGTETHIHYQNHLESVYCMSGEGEIEVVNGKTYPIKPGTMYLLDQHDEHYLRAAEGSDMVMACVFNPPITGAEVHDEHGVYPLVE, encoded by the coding sequence ATGATTGTCAGAACATTAGCAGAATGTCAGAACAGTGAACGTCGTGTCGTTGCAGAAAACTGGGAAAGTGTCCGGATGATTCTCAAAGACGATAATGTCGGTTTTTCATTTCATATTACAACGATTTACCAGGGCACAGAGACACATATTCATTATCAGAATCATCTGGAATCTGTGTATTGCATGTCTGGTGAAGGTGAAATTGAAGTGGTGAACGGGAAAACCTATCCGATTAAACCGGGCACCATGTATCTGCTTGATCAACATGATGAACATTATCTGCGTGCGGCTGAGGGCTCGGATATGGTGATGGCGTGTGTATTCAACCCGCCGATTACGGGCGCTGAAGTCCATGATGAACATGGCGTTTATCCATTAGTTGAATAA
- the ectB gene encoding diaminobutyrate--2-oxoglutarate transaminase has product MDIFHQKESKVRSYSNHFPVVFTQAKGCWLETEDGHKYLDFLSGAGALNYGHNNDALKQALLDYIERDGLTHGLDLYSQAKADFLTALTQYILEPRSLDYKVQFTGPTGTNAVEAAMKLARKVTGRTNIIAFTNGFHGCSSGALAATGNQHHRGGAGMALSGITRIPYDDYADVDGLTLLETMLNDNSSGLDKPAAVLLEVVQGEGGLNAASNLWLQRLRRICTAHGVLMIVDDIQAGCGRTGTFFSFEPAGIVPDMVTLSKSIGGYGLPMAIVLLKPELDQWLPGEHNGTFRGNNHAFVTAAKALETYWADHTFERHIRQRSEQVNRSLNKALDLYPNLFSQVKGRGLMKGIACKNGEIAAAISEGCFHDGMIIETAGPDDEVVKFFCPLTITEAELAQGLDIFTGVVAEVSSKITKKAS; this is encoded by the coding sequence ATGGATATTTTCCATCAAAAAGAATCAAAGGTTCGCTCGTATTCCAATCATTTTCCGGTTGTTTTTACCCAGGCAAAAGGTTGCTGGCTGGAGACTGAGGATGGTCATAAGTATCTCGATTTTCTTTCCGGGGCTGGTGCCCTGAATTACGGCCATAATAACGATGCATTGAAACAGGCCTTACTGGATTATATAGAGCGGGATGGTTTGACACATGGCTTAGATTTGTATTCGCAGGCAAAAGCAGATTTTTTAACTGCACTAACGCAATATATTCTTGAGCCCCGTTCACTGGATTATAAAGTTCAGTTTACCGGTCCAACGGGAACCAACGCTGTCGAAGCTGCTATGAAGCTGGCCAGAAAGGTCACTGGCCGAACCAATATCATCGCCTTTACCAATGGATTTCATGGATGTAGTTCAGGCGCTTTGGCTGCAACAGGTAATCAGCATCACCGGGGTGGAGCTGGAATGGCGTTATCCGGAATAACCCGGATTCCTTATGACGATTATGCCGATGTCGATGGTTTGACACTCCTTGAAACGATGTTAAATGACAATTCAAGCGGTCTGGATAAACCTGCAGCAGTATTGTTAGAAGTCGTGCAGGGCGAAGGTGGGTTAAATGCTGCATCTAATCTGTGGCTACAAAGGTTGCGCCGGATTTGTACTGCTCATGGCGTCCTGATGATTGTCGATGATATTCAGGCTGGCTGTGGCCGGACCGGTACTTTCTTCAGTTTCGAACCTGCCGGAATCGTGCCTGATATGGTGACGCTATCGAAATCAATTGGAGGTTACGGATTGCCGATGGCGATCGTGTTATTGAAGCCTGAACTCGATCAGTGGTTGCCCGGAGAGCATAACGGTACTTTCCGGGGAAATAACCATGCCTTTGTCACCGCGGCCAAAGCACTGGAAACCTATTGGGCTGACCACACATTTGAACGTCATATCCGTCAGCGTTCAGAGCAGGTCAACCGTTCATTGAATAAGGCGCTTGATCTGTATCCTAATTTGTTTAGTCAAGTGAAAGGCCGGGGATTGATGAAGGGGATTGCCTGTAAAAATGGTGAGATAGCTGCGGCTATTTCAGAAGGCTGTTTTCATGATGGCATGATTATCGAAACGGCCGGGCCTGATGATGAAGTGGTGAAATTTTTCTGTCCGCTGACTATTACTGAAGCTGAGCTGGCTCAGGGATTGGACATCTTTACCGGTGTGGTCGCAGAAGTGTCTTCAAAAATAACCAAAAAAGCATCATAA
- the ectA gene encoding diaminobutyrate acetyltransferase: MRQSIVTATPWISQADIRDEEDASWRFRTPCLDDGDGIHQLIAACPPLDVNSSYCNFLQSSHFNSTCVLAERDQAVAGFISAYRKPESPDELFIWQVAVAPRFRGQGLAFRMLQNLLKRPSLCKVAVVETTITEDNQSSWALFKKLDKAHGLQGSVSTFLDENRHFKGKHDTEFLYRIPLNCSSEK; this comes from the coding sequence ATGCGTCAATCAATCGTGACTGCAACACCTTGGATCTCACAAGCAGACATTCGGGATGAAGAAGATGCGTCGTGGCGTTTTCGTACGCCTTGCCTGGATGATGGTGATGGGATTCACCAGTTGATAGCGGCCTGTCCGCCTTTGGATGTCAACTCTTCCTATTGTAATTTTCTTCAGTCTTCTCATTTCAACAGTACCTGCGTTCTTGCAGAACGTGATCAAGCGGTTGCCGGTTTTATTTCTGCTTACCGGAAGCCAGAGTCTCCTGATGAGCTATTCATCTGGCAGGTCGCTGTCGCGCCACGCTTTCGTGGTCAGGGACTGGCATTCCGGATGTTGCAGAATTTGCTGAAGCGTCCTTCGCTCTGCAAGGTTGCTGTGGTGGAAACAACGATCACTGAAGACAACCAAAGTTCTTGGGCCTTGTTTAAAAAGCTGGATAAAGCGCATGGCTTGCAGGGAAGTGTTTCCACTTTTCTGGATGAAAACCGGCATTTCAAAGGCAAGCACGATACTGAGTTTTTGTATCGCATTCCCCTGAATTGTTCATCTGAAAAATAA
- a CDS encoding organic hydroperoxide resistance protein, with translation MSLEKVLYTAQASVSGGRDGRATADDQMIDLKLTTPKALGGAGNEGTNPEQLFAAGYAACFTGALKLVASQQKVAIPDSAKIEGLVGIGPIPQGFGIEVELRISIPGMEKSLAEELVNKAHEVCPYSNATRGNIDVRLTIV, from the coding sequence ATGTCTTTAGAAAAAGTTCTTTATACTGCTCAGGCATCTGTTTCTGGTGGTCGTGATGGCCGGGCAACTGCCGATGATCAAATGATTGATTTGAAGTTAACCACCCCAAAAGCATTGGGTGGAGCGGGGAATGAAGGTACTAACCCTGAACAGCTGTTTGCTGCAGGTTATGCGGCCTGTTTTACCGGTGCATTAAAGCTGGTTGCTTCACAACAAAAAGTGGCTATACCTGATTCAGCTAAGATTGAGGGACTGGTGGGAATTGGTCCAATTCCTCAGGGATTTGGCATTGAAGTTGAACTGCGCATCAGTATTCCTGGTATGGAAAAATCTCTGGCTGAAGAGTTAGTGAATAAAGCACATGAAGTTTGTCCATATTCGAATGCAACCCGCGGAAATATTGATGTACGTCTGACTATCGTATAA
- a CDS encoding MarR family winged helix-turn-helix transcriptional regulator codes for MDTSDKTQWLNLDKQVCFALYSASLAMNKLYRKVLKPLGLTYSQYLVLLTLWQQDGLSVSSIGEQLFLDSATLTPLLKRMESAELVIRQRSEQDERHVIIYLTDKAKSLRAQAVHIPEQVMCSTACDADALLEMKANLEMLRNNILDRL; via the coding sequence GTGGATACATCTGATAAAACACAGTGGTTGAATTTGGACAAGCAAGTCTGTTTTGCTTTGTATTCAGCGTCACTTGCAATGAATAAACTTTATCGTAAGGTATTAAAACCACTGGGGTTAACTTATTCTCAATATCTGGTTCTTCTGACATTGTGGCAACAGGATGGTTTATCTGTTTCTTCTATTGGTGAGCAGTTGTTTTTGGATTCAGCAACACTGACTCCCTTGCTCAAGCGCATGGAATCTGCAGAGCTGGTGATTCGTCAGCGCTCTGAGCAGGATGAGCGCCATGTTATTATTTATCTGACCGACAAAGCAAAGTCGCTCCGGGCACAAGCAGTTCATATACCCGAACAAGTGATGTGTTCAACAGCTTGTGACGCAGATGCCTTACTGGAGATGAAAGCAAACCTCGAAATGTTGCGGAATAATATTTTAGACAGACTATGA
- a CDS encoding SPOR domain-containing protein, with product MSTITKSILGGFVLCGLLSWTQTAQAQDEFLCDATQESTQKLPLLDKSCPIGQGLWGKSQPKRHDSVFWIQCGIYAHPMPLTQAKVLYKNISSDVWMKPESKGYRCLIGPYESIIDARQDLKKIRKLPSYKQSFIREVMKKGSQPAAPAKSKAKLKPKPKAAPVKKPPVKRPQSGPAASATASRPAATHSTIQGQPEVRKRTVIAKVNYAVPFVGTKKDTQFYMEYNKPWNRLSYDDAKLTCQKIGMKLASEQQWQRLRMSKVMEKDKWPVYLPYWGRDKKGLFASGKVTQLKGTSLLNVLCVDR from the coding sequence ATGAGTACAATCACCAAAAGTATTTTAGGGGGCTTTGTTCTGTGCGGTTTGCTGTCGTGGACCCAGACGGCTCAGGCGCAGGATGAATTTCTGTGTGATGCAACTCAGGAATCGACACAGAAATTGCCCCTGTTGGATAAGTCCTGTCCGATTGGTCAGGGATTATGGGGGAAATCGCAGCCGAAGCGACATGACTCGGTGTTCTGGATTCAGTGTGGCATCTATGCTCACCCTATGCCCCTTACACAGGCAAAAGTATTATATAAAAACATCTCTTCAGATGTGTGGATGAAGCCTGAATCAAAAGGATATCGCTGCCTGATCGGTCCCTACGAAAGCATTATTGATGCCCGGCAGGATTTGAAGAAGATCCGGAAGCTTCCCTCGTATAAACAGTCTTTTATCCGCGAAGTGATGAAAAAAGGAAGTCAACCAGCGGCTCCGGCTAAGTCTAAAGCGAAGCTAAAGCCCAAACCTAAGGCTGCTCCGGTAAAAAAGCCACCGGTTAAGCGTCCACAGTCAGGTCCGGCGGCTTCTGCAACCGCATCGCGGCCTGCAGCAACGCATTCAACAATACAGGGTCAGCCCGAGGTTCGTAAGCGGACTGTCATTGCTAAAGTGAATTATGCGGTTCCTTTTGTCGGAACAAAGAAAGATACCCAGTTTTACATGGAATATAACAAGCCATGGAACCGACTGAGTTATGACGATGCGAAGCTGACATGTCAAAAAATTGGCATGAAACTCGCCTCTGAGCAACAATGGCAGCGATTGCGCATGTCTAAAGTGATGGAGAAAGACAAATGGCCAGTTTATCTGCCTTATTGGGGGAGAGATAAAAAAGGCCTGTTTGCCAGTGGTAAAGTGACACAACTCAAAGGGACTTCATTACTCAATGTCTTATGTGTTGATCGTTGA